From the Paenibacillus sp. R14(2021) genome, the window CTTGTCAATCTCCTGGCGAAGCACCGGCGATGCCGCGGTATATAATTGGTTCTGTTCCATCACTTGAAAGAACTGTCCCTGCATTTGCAGGGTGCTGTTCAATAAGTTAGTGAACAATTGGCGAACCTGCTGACTGCTGGATTCCGTTGCCGCAGTCGCATATTCGCCGACTACGCGCTTCAGGTCGGACAGCACCGAGGATGCCAGGTCCTCGTCCGACAGCAGGGCATGAGCGTGCGCTTGGGCTTGTCCTTGTTGTTGATACATATAGGTTATTCCTCCCGCTGTATTGGTTTCATGAATTAATGCTGCTGCGGCTGTGTAGGCGCAAGCTGCTGATGCTGACCGATTGCTTGAAGCAGCATTTGGGCGTGCTGCTGATGCTGCTGAATCATATGCATGCTCGCTTGTTTGAGCGCGGCGTTGTTCGCCGATACAGCCATGACCGCATTCTGTTTAATGAGCAAATCCTCATTTGAAATGCAGTCTACCAGGTATTCCAATTCCTTGGACGTTAACGCTTGAATCAACATAACCCCTCCTAATTTCCATGGCATTTAACCCCAGTTTAGTATGTCCTGCCCGGTTATTTCCTATGTAACGCTTCTCCCCCGAAGGGAAGAAACCGATTCAGGCGGCATCTAAGGCAAATGCACCGTCTTCACATGATCAAAATGTAGATAGACCGCGTTTCCGCCCGCCGTGGACAGCTCGATCATATTTTGGTCGAGGCTCTTGAGCACGCCGATCTTGCTTGGATTCTCGCCAAGGTCCAAAATAACGAATTCGCCGATCAGCTTGCGTAGCTGTTGATCAAAGGTGCGGGCAAGCGTGATGGGTGACGGTTTAAGCGGGAATTGCTCCGGCGTCAGCGTGTACGGCGTAACGTTCGGGTTGTAGGGGATCAAAAACTTCAGATGCTGCAGTGACACGATCACGGAATGATACACCGGCGAGTAGAAAACGAAGAAATCATTCATCACGCTCGTTAAATACCCGTGGATAGACTGATTTCCTGTGATATAAATTTCGGAGAACATCCCCTTGGCGTTCATGAGCACTTTACGGTAAGAGATGGGGTCATTCTGCGGTTCGAACGGAAGATCGGGTACATCAATTTCCTGCGTCTCGCTTTTCGCCAAGCGGAGCTGCTGCAGATGAAGAAGCGGAATGTAGAGGAACTGTGTACCGTTATGAATAACGAGAATATCTTGACCCAAATCAATGAGCTTACCGCGTATCGGGAGTGTTTTCCCTGAAATATCCAATTCTACAAATCGATCTAATAAAGGGTGGCGTTGTTTCATGAAATCGACCTCCTTTCATCTTATAATTTGCATCCATGCATAGAGATTGAACAGACATTGCTGCCAAACATGCTTGCATAATAGATCGCCTGCATGATGTCCGGAAATGATGAAGGGTGAGGACATCAGCTCCCTAACGCCAATAAGGACAGCAGCGCAGCAGCAGCAAGCCATTCCATCGGCACGCCTAGGCCGGATCCAATAAAGAACCCCGCCCGGGTGGCCACGACGATGGACATACAAATTTGAAAAAGCCGCCAATCGACAGGAGCATCCTCATGGGATTCCATGAAAGATTCAAACAGGCTTCTTCTTCCTAAAGCAGCTTCTTTCATCCATGGCATTACGCTCTCTGCCGTCGGCAGCTTCGTTATGCTTCGTCCCTGCTGAACGAGGCGGCGAAATCTGCCTAGGTATTTGTCTGAGAAAAATAAGATACAGCAGCCCTGTCATGACACGAATGCCAATCAGGAAGCAAAGCGCCAGAATAAATCAGAATAATCAATGCCGGACCCGCGTGCAGAAGCCGATGCTGTCCAGCAGAATTGACATCGGACAGGAAGCGAGGATCGTAATCGCGGCGCCGCTGACGATATTGGCGGCAGGAATGAGCTGCTCGGAAGGTACGATGCCGGCTGCAATAAGAACGACGGCTCCTGCTGTTGAAGGAAGGATGGGAAATAAATGCTGGGGGCGCCAAACGGTGAAAGGAATCGTGCATGTGAATAGGACGACGGCCAAAATGATGCATGAGTACGAACGGAACTCCGGTCAGCAAACCGATGACCGCCGCACAGAATGCCAGCAATTGAACTCCCCCCATGCCAGCTTATGAGGCTGGCGACAGGGCTGGCGGCCGAGGCCAGCCCTGTCTAGCAATCAGCCTTTATTGCCGCGCGGAGAGCCTGTACGCGTGCTGGAAGTTTTACCGCTTTTTTTGCCGCCGCTTTTGCTGCTTGTGTTGTTGTTCGCTGCGTTTTTGTTTGAGCCGGAGGATTTGCCGGATTTGTTTCCGCCGCTGCCGTTGCTGCCTTTGGTGTTGTTGCTTGCATACATACCAGCGGTTTTAACCGTTTTGATATGGTAGAGAGGAATCGTGACAAGCTCTTGGCCTACGACAAGTAGAAGCGATTCGTTGCCGACTTGCGTGATGAAGCCTTCGATTTTCTCAGGGCCGCCCCAGTTGATTTGCACGAATTTTTGCGTCAGCTGGCGAAGAACGCCGACGAAGCTGCCTGCTACGATTACTTGCGTGTTGCCGCCGGATTTGCTCGTATTGCCTGCAAGATCGGTGACGCTTTTAACATGGCTGGCATTGATATATACAAGGCCGCCTGTTGTTTTGAGGACGACGTAGCCACGCTGAACGGAAACCAATTTACCTTCAAGCGATTCCGGGCCGCCGCGGTTGATTTTAACATTCATGCCGACTTGAGCTGCCAGGAAGTTTTGGCTTCCGGACGTTCTGTGGCTCTTGTGACTCTTGTGGCCTTTGTCGCAGCAGTGATTTTGGTTGCCCATACCTTGGTTACCCATACCTTGGTTCGCATACATACCGTACGGTTTGTAGCTCACTGCATCGTTCCAATAATTCATACTAAAATCCCTCCGTAATTAATAGATTCTAACCTGTACCCATGAAAGACCAAAGGGCGCAACACGATCCGATTACCACTACCAAAATAACGGTTCATCTACTCGCTTCGGCACTCATCCCTCCATTACTTGCCCCTGTGAAATCTATCATGGGAGACAATTTATAATGTATTTATATGTATCCCGTATGAGAGCGGTACTAGATTGATATCTATTTTCTATAAGATTAAGCATATGACCCAGATCGATTACTAGATTTAAGACATAGCTTGTATAGAAACTATTAAAAGGAGTTGGAGCAATTGCCAAACAATCAGAAGAAAAATCAAAAGGCTCAACAGCGTTCTGAAGGTGTTTACGGTTACGACCGGACACAAGGTGTGGGCGGCACGCAAGGTTCCATGGGTTCCCCAGGCGAAGGCGGCACGCAAGGCTCCCGCGGTTCGAAAGGCTCGAAAGGCGAAGGCGGCACCCAAGGTTCCCGTGGTTCGCATGGCTCGAAAGGCGTAGGCGGCACCCAAGGTTCCCGTGGCTCGCAAGGTTCCAAGGGATCTCGAGGCTCAAAGGGTTCTAAAGGTTCTAAAGGTTCTAAAGGCTCCAACGGTTCCCGCGGCGCAAGGTAAGGTGTGACCAATAGACGATCGCCCGCATAGTGTAAATAAGCTGAAGCCTATCGATTGAGATAGGCTTTATCTTTTGCCTAAGGAGATGGTCTCATGTCCGGGGAAGGACTGCCTACTCGCAAGATAACGATTGCGAAAGCCGATCTGCAGCGGCTCGAAGAGAACGTGTGGAGCAATGAGTTTGCAACTGTGAAGCTCGAATTAAACGGCGAAGAGATAGACGCCAAGCTGAGGTTTCGCGGAGGCCATACACGGAATTATCCGAAGAAGTCCTACGAAATCCATTATGGAAACAATCAAATTCTGCACTGGAATGCAGAGTTCGATGACCCGTCCATGATCCGCAATGCGCTCTCCTTCCATTTCTTCAATTCCATGGGCGTGCCTTCGCCGACTACGAAGCATATGTGGCTGGAGTGGAACGGGTATCCGCACGGCGTCTACCTGGAGATTGAATCTGTCGACTCCACCTTCTTCCGAAAACGGAACATCAGCTCGCGCGCGCTCATCTATGCGATTAATGATAAGGCGAACTTCAGCCTCATCGATCCCGATACCGCGGAGAAGAAGGAATCGCTGTTTGAGGGCTACCGCGTCATGAAGGGCACCGACTATACCAGAAAGCGTTTGGTCCGCTTCGTTCGCGACATCAATCAGCTGCCGGGGCGCTCACTCCGCACGTACATGGCGAAGCGGCTTGATATTTCCTTATATTTGAAATGGCTCGCAGGTGCCGTATTGACGGGAAACTATGATGGGTTTGACCAGAACTATGCGCTCTATGAGCACAAAACGACAGGGAAATACCGGATTATACCGTGGGATTACGAGGGGACTTGGGGTAGAAACTGCTATGGAAGACTATGCGGCAGCGATTTGGTAGACGTGAAAGGCTATAACATGCTGACCCGCAAAGTATTGTCCTATAAAGCGTGCCGGAGGGCGTACCGCAAAATTCTTGCCAGACTGCTCGTGAGTAAATTCACGCTCAGCGCAATCGAACCCGTCATTGAGGCGCTGTACGAGAAGCTTACGCCCGCCATCAGGGACGATTTCACGCGCAAATGGCCCTTTCGCTCATTCGAAGCGGAGCCGGAATTGTTTCGCAGCTACATCAACGAGCGCAGGGCCATTATTATTGCAGAATTAAAAACGTGGAAAGATTAGCGCATGCCTGCCCTTGCGGGACACGGCTGAAGTCCTTAGAACAAATTCATACTTAAATATCGCTCGCCGCTGTCCGGCGCGATACAAAGCACTCGCCCGCCCGATCCGATCCGGCGGGCCTGCTCCATCGCCGCCCAGACGGCTGCGCCGGACGATGGTCCAAGCAGCAGCCCTTCTTCACGGGCAAGTCTGCGCATCGTATCGATTGCGGCCTCGTCTGACACTTGAACAATTTCGTCGTAGACGGACGTGTTCAGGATCGACGGGACAAAGCCGGGACTTGTGCCGACCAGCTTATGAGGACCCGGCTTGCCGCCCGACAGCACAGGCGATCCCTGCGGTTCTACGACCGCGACATAGAGTTCGGGCAGCGCGGCCTTCAGCGTCTCGCCGGTGCCTGTAATCGTGCCGCCCGTACCTGCTGTAGCCACGAATACGTCCAGCCGGCCTTCCGTCTGGCGTAGGATTTCCCGGGCGGTCGTGACACGGTGAATGTCCGGGTTTGCTTCATTCTCGAATTGATTCGGAATGAAGCTGCCGGGACGTACCGCCTGCAGCTCGAACGCGCGCTTGATTGCGCCGGGCATCCGTTCAGCCGCGGGCGTTAATTCGACTTCGGCGCCGTAGGCCTTCAGCAGTCCGATACGTTCCTTCGACATGTTATCAGGCATGACGAGTATGAGCTTGTAGCCTTTGGCCGCAGCGTTCATCGCAAGGCCGATGCCCGTATTTCCGCTGGTCGGCTCGATAATAGTCGCCCCAGGCTGTATGAGTCCTTGTGCTTCGCCTGCGGCGATCAGCGCCGAGGCTGCGCGGTCTTTCACGCTGCCGCTTGGATTAAATCGTTCCAGCTTAACCAAGACCTGCGCAGCACCTTTCTCTTGCATCCGGTTCAGCGCCACCACGGGCGTCTCCCCGATTAATTCCGTTACATTGTCAACAACGCGGGGCATCATTCGCCCTCCTCTCCATCCGCCTCAGGTCGAAGCTTTGCTATTCCTTTGAATCGTATGGCCCAATAAGCGCCGCATCAGCCACCAGCCTAGAATCGGAAAAGCGCCTACGGCCACCATTAAGCCCGGCACGACGTAAGGAGAACGTTCCATGTACGGCAGCACGATCAAATAGGCCGTTACACCGACCATCCTTCCGACCGTAAGTCCGGCTTCCCTCAAAATAACGAACTCCTCGCGCTGCTTGGCGCTCTCTTCGTTGCTGCCGATGAGATCAAACACCGTTGACGTCATCGGAATTATATAAAGCGGTATGAACAGCGCTGTCCCAATGCCGAAAATAAGCAGCGTCCGGTAGCTGAGCGGCCAGAAGAGAACCGCCGTGACAGCCGTGATCATCAAAGCGCCGATCAGCATGGCGGTCCTTCTTCGCTGCGGCGTCAGCAGTCTTCCGATCATCCAGAAGCTGAAAAGCGCCATGATCGATGTGATCAGCGAGAAGTTGCCAAGTTTCCCCTCGTTCTTCGTCGCTAGGAAAACGAGTAGTCCGACGAAAAACATATAGACGCCTTCCCTCACGCCTTGGCAGATGATCGCTGGGACTGCATATCGCCAAGGATTGCCGGACTGGCGGAGCTGCCTGATGCCGTAGAGCCACTTGTAAGTCCCGTCCGTTTGCCGCTTCTTCAGCCAGAAGCTGAGCACGACCGCAAGCGCGAAGATAACAGCCGAAACCGTAAATATAATCGTGTAGCCCCGTTCGCCTTTGTTAGCCGTAATGAGCCATCCGGAAATCCACGGCGCGATAATGCCCGCTCCCGAGCCAAGCAGCCCTGCCCAGCCGTTGAAGCGGTCGCGGTTGCCCGGTTCCGTCACTTCAAAGTAGACCACATTGAAGGCCAGCCAAAAGAAACCGTTGCCTAGTCCAATCAGCATGCCTAATGGAACCACATACGTCACCGCGGACTTGCCGAGGAGCAGCACCACAAAATAAAACAAGCCGGACAGCGCGACGCCGAGCCGGAGACTGTTCATCTTATTATGTTCCTTAACCCATTTGCCCGCGAGCCAAAACGTAAGCCCGCTGACAACAAATTGGACAAAATTAAACCAGCCGATCACAGCAAACGACTGGCTCGCTTTCCACAAATAGACCGGCAAAAAGGTGCCGGATAGTGCGTTGGCCGTCCCCAGCATTGCCTGCACGGCCAACAGCAGCATAGCCTGACCGTCCAGCGAACGCTCGGTATAATTTCGTTTGCTGCCGCTATCGCTTGAAACCGTACGCATCTTAGCACTGTCTCCGCCTGCAAACCGACGCGGCTTCGCGGCATGTTTACCTTGCTCCAAATCGATCCCTCCCGCCTGCTGCTTCACTTGCAGCTGCTAGGCGTAAGTTTCCCTCATGGGACGGGAGGCATGCCGAAAAACGCGAATTACAAATACTTGCCAACTGGCTCGTGATGGATCGTACTCTTATTGTTCCTCAGAATCAGTAGCGGAAGCTTTCGTCAGCAGATGCACCAGTCGTTCTTGGTCATGCACGGAAAGACGGCTCTCCGTATGAAAGCACGACGGACAAACGTAGAGCAGCAGCGCGAATGGCGTCTCGACGATCGGTTCGCCGAGCACGGCTGGCGTTCTTGGCTTGAACTGTTCGCCGGTTACGAACTGCGTGCCGGCTTCGAGCATAAACTCGCGGCAAGACGGACATTCCGGCGCTTCCAGCTGCTCATCGAGAATGCCCTCCATCGTCTCCTCAAGCGCCAGCCGTTCACGGCCGAATTCCCGAAGATCCGTCAAGTCCCGTGGGCTGTCTGCTTCCCAATCGGCTTCCTCCTCGTCCTCATCCTCATCCTCTACGGGCTGCACCGCAGTTTCATCAACCTCTTCCTCATCATCCAGTCCGAGTTGAAGCGTACGGTAACCGGTAAGCTCGTTCTCGCAATGCGGGCAATAGCGCTCCGGCCCGATCTCTTCATCCCA encodes:
- a CDS encoding MFS transporter, producing the protein MEQGKHAAKPRRFAGGDSAKMRTVSSDSGSKRNYTERSLDGQAMLLLAVQAMLGTANALSGTFLPVYLWKASQSFAVIGWFNFVQFVVSGLTFWLAGKWVKEHNKMNSLRLGVALSGLFYFVVLLLGKSAVTYVVPLGMLIGLGNGFFWLAFNVVYFEVTEPGNRDRFNGWAGLLGSGAGIIAPWISGWLITANKGERGYTIIFTVSAVIFALAVVLSFWLKKRQTDGTYKWLYGIRQLRQSGNPWRYAVPAIICQGVREGVYMFFVGLLVFLATKNEGKLGNFSLITSIMALFSFWMIGRLLTPQRRRTAMLIGALMITAVTAVLFWPLSYRTLLIFGIGTALFIPLYIIPMTSTVFDLIGSNEESAKQREEFVILREAGLTVGRMVGVTAYLIVLPYMERSPYVVPGLMVAVGAFPILGWWLMRRLLGHTIQRNSKAST
- a CDS encoding spore coat protein; protein product: MYQQQGQAQAHAHALLSDEDLASSVLSDLKRVVGEYATAATESSSQQVRQLFTNLLNSTLQMQGQFFQVMEQNQLYTAASPVLRQEIDKQLKQNQQMEQKTVQLLQQLGLGQSIHNQQYQNQQHQTYQQTQPQSGQQQGQHQFYM
- a CDS encoding CotH kinase family protein, whose protein sequence is MSGEGLPTRKITIAKADLQRLEENVWSNEFATVKLELNGEEIDAKLRFRGGHTRNYPKKSYEIHYGNNQILHWNAEFDDPSMIRNALSFHFFNSMGVPSPTTKHMWLEWNGYPHGVYLEIESVDSTFFRKRNISSRALIYAINDKANFSLIDPDTAEKKESLFEGYRVMKGTDYTRKRLVRFVRDINQLPGRSLRTYMAKRLDISLYLKWLAGAVLTGNYDGFDQNYALYEHKTTGKYRIIPWDYEGTWGRNCYGRLCGSDLVDVKGYNMLTRKVLSYKACRRAYRKILARLLVSKFTLSAIEPVIEALYEKLTPAIRDDFTRKWPFRSFEAEPELFRSYINERRAIIIAELKTWKD
- a CDS encoding DUF2642 domain-containing protein, yielding MKQRHPLLDRFVELDISGKTLPIRGKLIDLGQDILVIHNGTQFLYIPLLHLQQLRLAKSETQEIDVPDLPFEPQNDPISYRKVLMNAKGMFSEIYITGNQSIHGYLTSVMNDFFVFYSPVYHSVIVSLQHLKFLIPYNPNVTPYTLTPEQFPLKPSPITLARTFDQQLRKLIGEFVILDLGENPSKIGVLKSLDQNMIELSTAGGNAVYLHFDHVKTVHLP
- a CDS encoding ArsB/NhaD family transporter → MAVVLFTCTIPFTVWRPQHLFPILPSTAGAVVLIAAGIVPSEQLIPAANIVSGAAITILASCPMSILLDSIGFCTRVRH
- the cysK gene encoding cysteine synthase A; amino-acid sequence: MPRVVDNVTELIGETPVVALNRMQEKGAAQVLVKLERFNPSGSVKDRAASALIAAGEAQGLIQPGATIIEPTSGNTGIGLAMNAAAKGYKLILVMPDNMSKERIGLLKAYGAEVELTPAAERMPGAIKRAFELQAVRPGSFIPNQFENEANPDIHRVTTAREILRQTEGRLDVFVATAGTGGTITGTGETLKAALPELYVAVVEPQGSPVLSGGKPGPHKLVGTSPGFVPSILNTSVYDEIVQVSDEAAIDTMRRLAREEGLLLGPSSGAAVWAAMEQARRIGSGGRVLCIAPDSGERYLSMNLF